From Yersinia hibernica, a single genomic window includes:
- the sctR gene encoding type III secretion system export apparatus subunit SctR — protein sequence MELLNSSSQLIVLLFILSLLPLLMVMGTSFLKLSIVFSLLRNALGVQQVPPNIAIYGLALVLTIFIMAPVGLDVHARLQDEPLPNDMGDLLHHIDEHALGPYRDFLQRNTDTEQIHFFNDIIQTKWPERYRNTIKSNSLLILMPAFTLSQLTEAFKIGLLLYLPFVAIDLIVSNILLAMGMMMVSPITISLPFKLLIFILIDGWDMLLGQLVGSYL from the coding sequence ATGGAGTTGTTGAATTCGTCCTCTCAATTGATTGTCCTGCTTTTTATCCTGTCATTGCTCCCCCTATTGATGGTCATGGGGACATCATTTCTCAAACTATCGATTGTGTTTTCATTGTTACGTAATGCGCTGGGGGTACAGCAGGTGCCACCCAATATTGCTATTTACGGTCTGGCGCTGGTGTTAACCATTTTCATCATGGCACCGGTGGGGTTGGATGTGCATGCCCGCCTGCAAGATGAGCCGCTGCCCAATGATATGGGGGATTTACTGCACCATATTGATGAACATGCGCTGGGGCCATACCGCGATTTTTTACAACGAAATACTGATACGGAACAGATCCATTTTTTCAACGACATCATCCAGACCAAGTGGCCAGAACGTTATCGCAACACCATCAAATCCAATTCACTACTGATATTAATGCCCGCCTTTACCCTCAGCCAACTGACGGAGGCATTTAAAATCGGATTGCTGCTCTACTTGCCCTTTGTGGCCATTGATTTGATTGTCTCCAATATTTTGTTGGCCATGGGCATGATGATGGTCTCCCCAATCACCATTTCACTACCATTCAAGTTATTGATTTTCATCTTAATTGATGGTTGGGACATGCTGCTGGGGCAGTTGGTGGGTTCTTACTTATGA
- a CDS encoding EscS/YscS/HrcS family type III secretion system export apparatus protein translates to MSNAIVIHLATQLLWLVLLLSMPVVVVASVVGLVVSLLQALTQIQDQTLQFLIKLLAVSATLLMTYHWMGATLLNYTQQTFLQITSMRS, encoded by the coding sequence ATGAGTAATGCCATTGTGATTCATCTGGCGACCCAATTGTTATGGCTGGTTTTACTATTATCAATGCCGGTGGTGGTGGTGGCGTCCGTGGTCGGGTTAGTGGTGAGTTTATTGCAGGCACTGACCCAAATACAGGACCAAACATTACAGTTTTTGATTAAATTGCTCGCCGTCTCGGCCACGCTATTGATGACTTATCATTGGATGGGGGCGACATTGTTGAACTACACCCAGCAGACCTTTTTGCAGATTACCAGTATGCGGTCTTAA
- the sctT gene encoding type III secretion system export apparatus subunit SctT — MQDSLYWLGALGLAMVRPYGMLLILPLFTARSLGSSLLRNGVILAIALPVTPLFFTASFMYHDSLTGWFWVLCLELVIGVMIGFVAALPFWAIDMAGFLIDTLRGATMSTLFNPSMGMESSIFGVLFTQILTVLFLTSGGFNLVLSALYGSYNILPVGSGIQPTSAMLHFLQSEWHLMYELCLSFALPAILVMVLADLSLGLINRSSQQLNVFFLAMPIKSALALFLLLISLPYALHHYLVGINHTEQKISTLIPLIKGGDIER; from the coding sequence ATGCAGGACTCTTTGTATTGGCTCGGGGCGTTGGGGCTGGCGATGGTGCGTCCTTATGGCATGTTATTGATATTGCCTCTGTTTACTGCTCGCAGTTTGGGCAGTAGCTTGCTGCGCAATGGGGTGATTCTTGCCATCGCCTTGCCGGTCACTCCGCTATTTTTCACCGCCTCATTCATGTATCACGATAGCCTCACCGGGTGGTTCTGGGTGTTATGCCTCGAGCTTGTTATCGGGGTGATGATTGGTTTTGTCGCGGCATTGCCTTTTTGGGCAATTGATATGGCGGGCTTTCTGATTGACACCTTGCGAGGTGCCACTATGTCGACACTGTTCAACCCGAGTATGGGCATGGAATCGTCCATTTTTGGTGTGCTGTTCACACAAATATTAACGGTCTTGTTTCTGACGTCAGGCGGCTTCAATTTGGTGCTGTCGGCACTTTATGGCTCTTATAATATCTTACCTGTGGGCAGTGGCATCCAGCCCACATCGGCAATGCTGCACTTTCTGCAAAGTGAGTGGCATTTGATGTATGAACTCTGTCTGAGTTTTGCTTTACCCGCGATCTTGGTGATGGTTTTAGCAGATTTATCTTTAGGGCTAATCAATCGCTCCTCTCAACAACTGAATGTGTTCTTTCTGGCGATGCCTATCAAAAGTGCATTAGCCTTGTTTCTGTTACTCATTAGTCTGCCTTATGCATTACATCACTATTTGGTGGGTATTAATCATACTGAGCAGAAAATAAGCACACTGATCCCTCTGATAAAAGGTGGTGATATTGAGCGGTGA
- a CDS encoding EscU/YscU/HrcU family type III secretion system export apparatus switch protein, with protein sequence MSGESSEKNEKPTAKRLREAREKGQVIKSVEITSGVQLVVLVAYFFLTGTTLMAQISALIGNSINQVQQPFTLALAHIGSECMAVLVHIVGILGGALILMTIIAGIAQVGPLLASKAVAFKGEHINPINNAKQLFSLRSLFELSKSLLKVAVLTLIFGYLLARYTASFGYLAYCGSHCALPVFSTLMGWLLGALIICYVVFSLLDYTFQRYNTMKQLKMSHEEVKREYKDSDGDPHIKQKRRQLQQEVQSGSFAKNVQRSTAVVRNPTHFAVCLLYHPDDAPLPVVIEKGQGEQAALIIKLAEQQGIPVVENRALARALHRDVVCGETIPEALFEPVAAILRLALSLDYQSADDDYPP encoded by the coding sequence TTGAGCGGTGAGAGTAGCGAAAAAAATGAAAAACCCACAGCTAAACGGCTGAGAGAAGCCCGAGAGAAAGGGCAGGTGATTAAGAGTGTCGAGATAACCTCTGGGGTACAGTTGGTGGTGCTGGTGGCCTATTTTTTCCTGACGGGCACCACTTTGATGGCACAGATTAGCGCGCTGATAGGCAATTCAATCAATCAAGTGCAGCAACCTTTCACCTTGGCACTGGCGCATATCGGGTCAGAGTGCATGGCAGTGCTGGTTCATATTGTCGGAATATTGGGTGGCGCACTGATTTTAATGACGATTATCGCCGGTATTGCGCAGGTCGGGCCGCTATTGGCGAGCAAAGCTGTGGCGTTTAAAGGCGAACACATCAATCCCATCAATAATGCCAAACAACTTTTTTCATTACGCAGCCTGTTCGAGTTAAGCAAATCATTACTCAAAGTGGCCGTATTAACTCTGATCTTCGGCTATTTATTGGCGCGATACACCGCTTCTTTTGGTTATTTGGCTTATTGTGGTAGCCACTGTGCTCTCCCCGTATTTAGCACATTAATGGGTTGGTTGCTGGGCGCATTAATTATCTGTTACGTGGTTTTTTCCCTGCTGGATTATACTTTTCAGCGCTATAACACCATGAAACAACTCAAAATGTCTCATGAAGAGGTCAAGCGAGAATACAAAGACAGTGACGGAGACCCACATATTAAGCAAAAGCGGCGACAGTTACAGCAAGAGGTGCAAAGCGGCAGTTTTGCTAAAAATGTGCAGCGCTCCACCGCGGTCGTGCGCAACCCGACCCATTTTGCCGTGTGCTTGCTTTATCATCCCGATGATGCCCCACTGCCGGTGGTGATTGAAAAGGGCCAAGGTGAACAGGCCGCTTTGATTATCAAATTAGCCGAACAGCAGGGAATTCCTGTGGTCGAAAATAGGGCGCTGGCGCGGGCATTACATCGCGATGTAGTTTGTGGCGAGACCATCCCTGAGGCCTTATTTGAGCCGGTTGCTGCTATTTTGCGTCTGGCTTTATCACTGGATTATCAATCCGCTGATGACGATTACCCGCCTTGA
- the yedE gene encoding selenium metabolism membrane protein YedE/FdhT translates to MSWQMFKSQYLVRFWAPLPAVIAAGILATYYFGLTGTFWAVTGEFTRWGGHLMQLLGAHPQEWGYFKVIGLEGTPLDRIDGMMIIGMFAGCIAAALWANNVKLRKPQHGIRIAQALVGGIIAGFGARLAMGCNLAAFFTGIPQFSLHAWFFALATAAGSYFGAKFTLLPLFRIPVKLQKVTAASPLTQHPARAARRFRLGMVVFILALGWSLIELFRHPKLGIAMLCGIGFGLLIERAQICFTSAFRDLWITGRTHMAKAIILGMAVSAIGIFSYVQLGVAPKILWAGPNAVIGGLLFGFGIVLAGGCETGWMYRAVEGQIHYWWVGLGNIIGATILAYYWDDFAPVLATDYDKVNLLETFGPIGGLLVTYLMLAAAFAAMLWWEKRFFRKQNAATSTLIKEPS, encoded by the coding sequence GTGAGCTGGCAGATGTTTAAATCTCAATATTTGGTGCGTTTTTGGGCACCACTGCCGGCGGTGATTGCGGCGGGTATTCTAGCGACTTATTACTTTGGTTTGACTGGCACTTTTTGGGCGGTGACCGGGGAGTTCACCCGTTGGGGGGGCCACCTGATGCAGCTATTGGGCGCCCATCCGCAGGAGTGGGGCTACTTTAAAGTTATCGGGCTAGAGGGGACACCGCTGGACCGTATCGACGGCATGATGATTATCGGGATGTTTGCCGGATGTATTGCTGCAGCGCTGTGGGCCAACAATGTGAAACTGCGTAAACCGCAGCATGGTATCCGCATTGCCCAAGCGCTGGTCGGTGGCATTATCGCCGGTTTTGGGGCGCGCCTGGCGATGGGCTGCAATCTGGCGGCGTTCTTTACCGGTATTCCACAGTTTTCACTGCATGCTTGGTTCTTTGCACTCGCGACAGCCGCGGGGTCATATTTTGGTGCTAAATTTACCTTATTGCCGCTGTTTCGCATCCCGGTGAAATTACAAAAAGTCACCGCCGCCTCGCCGCTGACCCAGCATCCGGCCAGAGCGGCACGCCGTTTTCGCCTGGGCATGGTCGTGTTTATTCTGGCATTAGGTTGGTCGTTAATTGAGTTGTTCCGCCACCCAAAGCTGGGCATTGCCATGTTATGTGGAATTGGCTTTGGGTTGCTGATTGAACGGGCGCAGATTTGCTTTACTTCCGCGTTTCGCGATTTGTGGATAACCGGCCGTACCCATATGGCGAAAGCGATTATTCTGGGGATGGCGGTCAGTGCGATTGGTATTTTCAGCTATGTGCAGCTGGGGGTAGCGCCCAAGATTTTGTGGGCCGGGCCAAATGCGGTGATCGGTGGTTTACTGTTCGGTTTTGGTATTGTATTGGCCGGCGGTTGTGAAACCGGCTGGATGTATCGCGCGGTAGAGGGGCAAATTCACTATTGGTGGGTGGGGCTGGGAAATATTATTGGCGCGACTATTCTGGCCTATTATTGGGATGATTTTGCTCCCGTTTTGGCCACCGATTATGACAAAGTCAACCTATTGGAAACCTTCGGGCCGATCGGCGGGTTACTGGTGACCTACCTGATGTTGGCCGCCGCCTTTGCCGCCATGCTGTGGTGGGAAAAGCGCTTCTTTCGCAAGCAGAACGCGGCCACATCCACTCTGATTAAGGAGCCATCATGA
- the yedF gene encoding sulfurtransferase-like selenium metabolism protein YedF — MSHSSSVDKRATHPAIVPDYRLDMVGEPCPYPAVATLEAMPQLQPGEILEVISDCPQSINNIPLDARNYGYTVLDIQQDGPTIRYLIQR, encoded by the coding sequence ATGAGCCATTCTTCGTCAGTTGATAAGCGAGCAACCCATCCTGCTATTGTGCCCGATTATCGTTTGGATATGGTGGGCGAACCTTGCCCGTATCCCGCCGTCGCCACACTCGAAGCTATGCCGCAACTGCAACCGGGCGAAATCCTGGAAGTTATCAGTGACTGCCCGCAATCTATTAATAATATTCCGTTAGATGCCCGAAATTACGGCTATACCGTGTTGGATATTCAGCAAGATGGCCCGACCATTCGCTACCTGATTCAGCGCTAA
- a CDS encoding DUF3772 domain-containing protein, with amino-acid sequence MEKNGYLVSPRRDSLQFLLRTCPVRTYLRLTFLLIALIFTATTGTVLAATTADNTAASSEEPAKPAISVQLISLQKQLDKIKQNVSVSTSDSELNALKETSLALVRDANILLEDLKPKLEQLQTQLDVLGPPPSAGALAETPVVAQQRRVLNTRKVQLDGQNDQAQAIKTNAENLATQIIALRHSALKTQIALNSGSILGAHFWAPIINPNADDDQRLKDFIQELADAWSAAWEPEWRVGTTIYLLLALSISVFGFKFLDNLTAWFCTKCLPQGPLRRSFMASATTLYTVLITVTVAQCIIQTFTRTPDVSLVVMNFSQVFVQLMFFSALVAGLGRAFLSNQRPSWRLPAIADEVAASLTLFPPLLAICIMIFGAIDQMNNMINISVSGTIFGNGISALLMALTAAIIPLRANRIRRNLVANGEKPEAYSTLAGLIHVAIGITALAILLSLLVGYIALAKFLSYKLVWSCLVLACLYLLTHLCVDLAESIFSPTSRAGKAIKQSLNIDDRHLSQAATLLSATSKVLLILLAALALLDGTFGSTTPISLLQKAVELLSGEGLEDLNIVPANLLNSVICLLVGLYVLKAARRWLSHEFLPKTQMDSGIKTSAVTLFSNIGYVLVILLTLSVLGIQWNKLAWIVSALSVGIGFGLQEIVKNFISGIILLTERPVKVGDLISISGVEGDIRRINVRATEIQLSDRSTVIVPNSQLISQNVRNATMANAQGVVTIALTFPLDLDIELAQSLLIAAYKEHESILEMPEPSVKFSQLSPDGIVLSVTGLVPSPRMVSNTKSALLYSILKRLRAAGVSLATAVPAKTTPAAN; translated from the coding sequence ATGGAAAAGAATGGGTATTTAGTTTCACCGCGGCGCGATTCCCTGCAATTTCTGCTACGAACATGCCCAGTACGAACATATCTGCGGCTAACATTTCTACTGATTGCGCTTATTTTTACGGCAACAACCGGCACGGTTTTGGCGGCAACAACCGCAGATAACACCGCCGCAAGCAGTGAAGAGCCGGCCAAACCCGCGATATCCGTACAGTTAATTAGCCTGCAAAAACAATTAGATAAAATAAAGCAGAATGTTTCTGTCAGTACATCTGATAGCGAGTTGAATGCGCTAAAAGAAACATCGCTCGCGCTGGTGCGAGATGCCAACATACTGCTGGAAGACCTGAAGCCCAAACTAGAGCAACTGCAAACACAATTGGATGTTTTAGGCCCGCCGCCGTCGGCTGGAGCACTGGCTGAAACCCCGGTAGTGGCCCAACAGCGCCGGGTTCTCAATACCCGGAAAGTCCAGTTGGATGGCCAGAATGATCAGGCCCAAGCCATCAAGACCAATGCAGAAAATCTGGCGACGCAAATTATCGCCTTACGGCATTCAGCATTGAAGACCCAAATCGCCCTCAACTCCGGCAGTATTCTGGGTGCGCATTTCTGGGCGCCTATCATTAATCCCAATGCAGATGACGATCAACGGCTGAAAGATTTTATCCAAGAACTGGCGGATGCCTGGAGTGCAGCTTGGGAGCCAGAATGGCGGGTTGGCACCACGATATACCTGCTGCTGGCGCTGTCTATTAGTGTTTTTGGGTTTAAATTCCTCGACAATTTGACCGCCTGGTTCTGTACCAAATGCCTGCCACAAGGCCCATTGCGCCGCAGTTTTATGGCATCCGCCACCACACTTTATACCGTGTTGATTACCGTCACGGTGGCACAATGCATCATCCAGACATTCACTCGCACGCCAGATGTATCATTGGTTGTGATGAATTTTTCGCAAGTTTTTGTTCAGCTAATGTTTTTCTCCGCACTGGTGGCCGGTCTTGGGCGAGCATTCTTATCTAATCAGCGCCCCTCATGGCGATTGCCCGCCATTGCGGATGAAGTCGCCGCCTCACTGACGTTATTTCCGCCGCTATTAGCCATCTGCATTATGATTTTTGGTGCGATTGATCAGATGAACAATATGATCAATATCAGCGTGTCGGGGACAATTTTTGGTAACGGTATATCAGCCCTGTTAATGGCTCTCACCGCAGCGATTATTCCCTTACGAGCCAACCGAATACGGCGTAATTTGGTGGCCAATGGTGAGAAACCCGAGGCTTATTCCACACTGGCGGGGTTAATTCATGTCGCTATCGGCATAACTGCATTGGCCATATTACTGTCACTGTTAGTGGGCTATATCGCACTGGCGAAATTTTTGAGTTATAAACTGGTCTGGAGCTGTTTAGTCCTCGCCTGTCTATATTTACTGACCCACCTCTGTGTTGATTTAGCCGAGAGTATTTTTTCACCCACTAGCCGTGCCGGGAAGGCGATTAAGCAATCACTGAATATTGACGATCGCCATTTGTCACAAGCCGCTACATTATTATCCGCCACCAGCAAAGTGTTGCTGATATTGCTGGCCGCTCTTGCTCTACTCGACGGTACTTTTGGCTCGACCACGCCAATTTCACTGCTACAAAAGGCCGTTGAGCTATTAAGTGGTGAGGGGCTGGAAGATTTAAATATTGTCCCAGCTAATTTACTGAACTCAGTGATTTGTCTGCTGGTCGGGTTGTATGTGCTCAAAGCGGCGCGCCGGTGGCTGAGTCATGAATTCCTGCCCAAAACCCAGATGGATTCCGGGATAAAAACCTCGGCGGTCACACTGTTTAGTAATATCGGCTATGTGCTGGTTATTTTGTTGACCCTATCAGTGCTGGGGATTCAGTGGAATAAATTGGCCTGGATTGTCAGCGCGCTGTCAGTTGGTATTGGCTTTGGCTTGCAGGAAATTGTGAAAAACTTTATTTCCGGCATTATTTTGCTCACCGAGCGGCCCGTCAAGGTCGGGGATTTAATCAGTATTAGTGGGGTGGAGGGGGATATTCGCCGTATAAATGTCCGCGCCACTGAAATTCAACTCAGTGACCGCTCTACCGTCATCGTGCCAAACTCTCAATTGATTTCACAAAATGTGCGCAACGCCACAATGGCCAATGCCCAAGGGGTGGTCACCATTGCCCTGACCTTCCCGCTGGATTTAGATATTGAACTGGCACAATCGCTGCTGATAGCGGCTTATAAAGAGCATGAATCAATACTGGAAATGCCAGAGCCGTCAGTGAAATTCAGTCAGTTAAGCCCGGATGGTATTGTGCTCAGTGTCACCGGCTTGGTGCCCAGCCCGCGCATGGTCAGTAACACCAAAAGTGCTTTGTTATACAGCATATTAAAACGGCTGCGGGCGGCGGGTGTGTCACTGGCCACCGCAGTACCGGCCAAAACCACACCGGCGGCAAACTGA
- a CDS encoding TonB-dependent siderophore receptor gives MFSAFLIKRSAALCSLAIFMPCTAMADDTIEVTAKAGHAADLPTLGYTAKTTKGATKTDQPLILTAQSVSVITRQQMDDQNVATVNQALNYTPGVFTGFSGGATRYDTIALRGFHGGDVNNTFLDGLRLLSDGGSYNVLQVDPWFLERIDVIKGPSSALYGQSIPGGLVMMTSKRPQFTSEGHFRLTAGNHNTQNVAFDYTDAIAEHWAFRLTGITRNSNTMYDHQREERYAIAPSLLWQPDENTSLLLRANLQKDPSGGYHSAVPADGSIYGQKLSRGFFDGETNHNVFKRWQQIYSYEFAHKFDDVWSFRQNASYTHANSQLEQVYQGGWNSDRTLMNRYYSGEDASLNAFAVDNQLAADFATATVAHKVLLGFDFQKFSNNLRSDSAFATTLNPYTGISGGSTLYRDYLLTTPGINSSYLNRRYEQSGIYLQDEIKLDNWHLNLSGRYDRMKTENINKTANSTDERTDKHASGRASLLYGFDSGISPYVSYSQAITPSLFPDAQQKLLKPMTSEQYEVGIKYQPPGSSSLYSAALYDLTQNDVANRAVPATYYVPAGKVNSQGLELEARSQINERLSVIAGYTYNRVKFKDAIDGNDGNTPVLAPSNMASLWAQYEAGYGINVGAGIRYIGKQWADDANTLRVPSYTLGDASVRADLGTWAASLKGAFVQLNVNNIADKKYVAACYNTSYCYWGAERSVQATVGYDF, from the coding sequence ATGTTCTCGGCTTTTTTAATAAAGCGTTCTGCCGCGTTGTGCTCACTGGCTATTTTTATGCCATGCACTGCCATGGCTGATGACACAATAGAAGTGACTGCTAAAGCAGGCCACGCAGCAGATTTACCCACCTTGGGTTACACCGCCAAAACCACCAAAGGGGCAACAAAAACTGACCAGCCGTTAATTCTGACTGCGCAGTCAGTGTCGGTCATTACCCGCCAGCAAATGGATGATCAAAATGTGGCGACGGTTAACCAGGCGCTGAATTACACGCCCGGTGTCTTCACCGGTTTTTCCGGCGGCGCGACTCGTTATGACACTATTGCTTTGCGCGGTTTTCATGGCGGTGATGTGAACAACACTTTCCTGGATGGGCTGCGGCTGCTCAGCGATGGCGGCAGTTATAATGTGTTGCAGGTCGATCCGTGGTTCCTCGAACGTATTGATGTTATCAAAGGCCCGTCCTCGGCATTGTATGGTCAAAGTATCCCCGGTGGCTTGGTGATGATGACGTCCAAACGCCCACAATTTACCTCTGAGGGCCATTTTCGCCTGACTGCCGGTAATCACAATACGCAAAATGTCGCCTTTGATTATACCGATGCGATTGCCGAACATTGGGCCTTTCGCTTAACGGGGATCACCCGTAATAGCAACACCATGTATGACCATCAACGCGAAGAGCGCTATGCAATTGCGCCGTCATTATTGTGGCAACCGGATGAAAACACGTCACTGTTATTGCGCGCTAATTTGCAAAAAGACCCCTCTGGCGGCTACCACAGTGCGGTTCCTGCCGATGGCAGTATTTATGGGCAGAAGTTAAGTCGCGGTTTCTTTGATGGTGAAACCAATCACAACGTATTTAAACGTTGGCAGCAAATCTACAGTTATGAATTTGCACATAAATTTGATGATGTTTGGTCTTTCCGACAAAATGCCAGCTATACCCATGCTAATAGTCAGTTAGAGCAGGTTTATCAGGGGGGCTGGAATAGCGACCGCACTCTCATGAATCGCTATTATTCTGGCGAAGACGCCTCTCTCAATGCATTTGCTGTTGATAATCAACTGGCTGCTGATTTCGCTACGGCGACGGTTGCACACAAAGTGTTACTCGGTTTTGATTTTCAAAAATTCAGCAACAATCTACGTAGCGACAGTGCGTTTGCTACCACATTGAATCCTTACACCGGTATTTCTGGTGGCAGCACACTGTACCGCGATTATTTGCTGACGACTCCTGGCATCAATTCATCCTATTTAAATCGCCGCTATGAGCAGAGTGGCATTTATCTGCAAGATGAAATAAAGCTGGATAATTGGCATCTGAATTTGTCTGGCCGTTATGATCGGATGAAAACGGAAAATATCAATAAGACCGCCAACAGTACGGATGAGCGCACCGATAAACACGCCAGTGGGCGCGCTTCATTGCTGTATGGTTTTGATAGTGGCATTTCACCGTATGTGAGTTATAGCCAAGCTATCACTCCAAGTTTATTCCCGGATGCTCAGCAAAAACTGCTCAAGCCGATGACCAGCGAGCAGTATGAAGTGGGGATTAAATATCAACCGCCGGGCAGTTCTTCACTCTATTCCGCCGCGTTATATGACCTGACCCAAAATGATGTGGCAAACCGTGCCGTGCCCGCCACTTATTATGTGCCAGCAGGTAAGGTGAATTCACAGGGGCTGGAGCTTGAAGCTCGAAGCCAGATTAATGAGCGGCTGAGTGTGATTGCGGGCTACACCTATAACCGTGTGAAATTCAAAGATGCTATTGATGGGAATGATGGCAACACACCGGTATTAGCACCATCCAATATGGCTTCGCTGTGGGCGCAATATGAAGCGGGTTATGGCATCAATGTTGGTGCCGGTATCCGCTACATTGGCAAGCAGTGGGCTGATGATGCCAATACCTTGCGAGTGCCTTCTTACACACTGGGTGATGCTTCTGTTCGCGCCGATTTGGGCACTTGGGCTGCTTCGCTGAAAGGCGCGTTTGTGCAATTGAATGTGAATAATATCGCCGACAAGAAGTACGTCGCGGCCTGCTACAACACCTCCTATTGCTACTGGGGGGCAGAGCGCTCTGTGCAAGCGACAGTAGGTTACGACTTCTGA
- a CDS encoding IS1 family transposase (programmed frameshift), giving the protein MAKVDVKCPFCEQIESVKKHGLGKAMLQRYRCQSCCRTFQLDYAYRACQPGMKSQIVDLAMNNAGIRDTARALHISINAVVRTPKKLSPRVVTTLPLDNLQIQLICEVDEMWSFVGNKKRQRWLWYAWEPRLKRIVAHAFGRRSKMTQCKLLGLLSGFRVAFWCTDNFSAYEMLPATKDITGKLYTQRIERKNLNLRNRLKRLNRKTLGYSKSAEMHDKIIGTFIEREHYLQ; this is encoded by the exons ATGGCTAAAGTTGACGTAAAATGCCCGTTTTGTGAGCAAATCGAATCTGTTAAAAAGCATGGCCTGGGTAAGGCCATGCTTCAGCGCTATCGGTGCCAGTCGTGCTGCCGTACTTTCCAGCTCGATTATGCTTATCGCGCCTGCCAACCCGGCATGAAATCACAAATTGTCGACCTTGCAATGAACAATGCCGGTATTCGAGACACTGCCCGAGCTTTACATATCAGCATTAATGCCGTTGTGCGCACAC CTAAAAAACTCTCGCCGAGAGTTGTAACCACGCTTCCTCTGGATAACCTGCAAATTCAGCTTATCTGTGAAGTTGATGAAATGTGGTCGTTTGTTGGCAATAAAAAGCGTCAGCGTTGGCTGTGGTATGCATGGGAGCCTCGTCTCAAACGTATTGTTGCTCATGCTTTTGGGCGCAGGAGCAAAATGACGCAGTGCAAATTACTGGGTTTACTGTCGGGCTTCAGAGTCGCCTTCTGGTGTACAGACAACTTCAGTGCTTATGAGATGTTACCGGCTACAAAAGACATCACAGGTAAGCTTTACACCCAGCGGATTGAACGCAAAAACCTGAATCTTCGTAACCGGTTAAAACGACTGAATCGCAAAACGCTTGGGTACTCAAAATCGGCAGAAATGCATGACAAGATAATCGGCACGTTCATTGAGCGTGAGCATTACCTGCAATGA
- a CDS encoding rhodanese-like domain-containing protein — translation MPMVCGSSAVSDQFIMSLEEFNDLIHAYTVIHLIDVRESHEREQVSIGGEHIPLAEIESIDNECRNDVPIILYCQSGVRSQRAASLLANKLPHSQIFSLKGGISAFLASDLYPEMMVNLAQCQCGGVRECH, via the coding sequence ATGCCTATGGTGTGTGGCAGTTCCGCAGTATCAGATCAATTTATTATGAGCCTTGAGGAGTTTAATGATCTTATTCATGCCTATACGGTTATCCATCTGATTGATGTTCGCGAATCACATGAGCGTGAGCAGGTCTCTATCGGCGGGGAACATATTCCACTTGCTGAGATAGAAAGTATCGATAATGAATGTCGCAATGATGTGCCTATTATTTTGTATTGTCAGTCCGGCGTTCGTAGCCAAAGGGCTGCCAGTCTGTTGGCAAATAAACTGCCGCACTCGCAAATATTCAGTTTGAAAGGCGGAATATCTGCATTTTTGGCTTCGGATTTATATCCTGAAATGATGGTTAATTTAGCGCAGTGTCAGTGTGGCGGAGTGAGAGAGTGTCATTAA
- a CDS encoding DUF1127 domain-containing protein encodes MNNIIEDQIDECCSSITRATKNRPNIFIRLWLKTYRYGCQWNEQRKTANTLERLNTDQLKDIGLSREDIKRDYSRPFWR; translated from the coding sequence ATGAATAATATAATTGAAGATCAAATAGATGAATGCTGCTCGTCAATTACTCGAGCTACAAAAAATCGCCCTAATATTTTTATTCGCTTGTGGCTAAAAACATACAGATATGGATGTCAATGGAATGAACAGCGCAAAACAGCCAATACACTGGAGCGCTTAAACACGGATCAATTGAAAGATATTGGCCTAAGCCGAGAGGATATTAAACGCGATTATAGCCGCCCATTTTGGCGTTAA